The following coding sequences lie in one Capsicum annuum cultivar UCD-10X-F1 chromosome 5, UCD10Xv1.1, whole genome shotgun sequence genomic window:
- the LOC107870647 gene encoding anthranilate synthase alpha subunit 2, chloroplastic isoform X2, giving the protein MDDSVKFKEAVKHGNLIPRYCVIEAQPIMEIVAKENMVTIVDHFEGSRTEEFLEDPMINPHKIMEKWKPQCIDELPEAFCEQKHALLTKIASVREVVIGALLRAVLNNSLQGQFLLI; this is encoded by the exons A TGGATGATTCAGTGAAGTTCAAGGAGGCTGTCAAGCATGGGAATTTGATTCCCCGCTACTG TGTGATTGAGGCTCAACCGATAATGGAAATTGTTGCAAAAGAGAACATGGTGACAATTGTGGATCACTTTGAAGGAAGCAGAACTGAGGAATTTTTGGAAGATCCAATGATCAATCCTCATAAGATTATGGAAAAATGGAAACCTCAATGCATAGATGAGCTCCCTGAAGCATTTTGTG AACAAAAACATGCACTCTTGACAAAGATTGCATCGGTGAGGGAGGTAGTAATAGGAGCCCTACTGAGAGCAGTTTTAAACAACTCGTTACAAGGACAGTTCCTCCTGATCTAG
- the LOC107870647 gene encoding anthranilate synthase alpha subunit 2, chloroplastic isoform X1 has translation MKQMSAVYVVDDSVKFKEAVKHGNLIPRYCVIEAQPIMEIVAKENMVTIVDHFEGSRTEEFLEDPMINPHKIMEKWKPQCIDELPEAFCEQKHALLTKIASVREVVIGALLRAVLNNSLQGQFLLI, from the exons ATGAAACAAATGAGCGCA GTTTATGTAGTGGATGATTCAGTGAAGTTCAAGGAGGCTGTCAAGCATGGGAATTTGATTCCCCGCTACTG TGTGATTGAGGCTCAACCGATAATGGAAATTGTTGCAAAAGAGAACATGGTGACAATTGTGGATCACTTTGAAGGAAGCAGAACTGAGGAATTTTTGGAAGATCCAATGATCAATCCTCATAAGATTATGGAAAAATGGAAACCTCAATGCATAGATGAGCTCCCTGAAGCATTTTGTG AACAAAAACATGCACTCTTGACAAAGATTGCATCGGTGAGGGAGGTAGTAATAGGAGCCCTACTGAGAGCAGTTTTAAACAACTCGTTACAAGGACAGTTCCTCCTGATCTAG